A DNA window from Drosophila sechellia strain sech25 chromosome X, ASM438219v1, whole genome shotgun sequence contains the following coding sequences:
- the LOC6619865 gene encoding TWiK family of potassium channels protein 7, which produces MPMKKVTVKEYDSQDEASTELLEKLKHLDRRVDAAESGGVAKGTAGGRRSTACWQSMKWKSALNHIGLLVSLSIYCGVGGLIFRHLERPAEVDRLSHLKDIVKTHRERFLHTILNNTEVHNLDELLSFELAKYEAAVQQAAEGGLLIVADKDFPEPYERWSILQAVFFSSTVLTTIGYGNIVPVTTGGRVFCICFALIGIPFTLTVIADWGRLFATAVSVFGKHMPTKPKFTNFIGKTWFYAILAVGFLGVYLAAGAGLLLLWEDDWTFFDGFYFCFITMTTIGFGDLVPKKPNYMLLCTLYILIGLALTSTIIELVRRQYATSWAKLQELSGPMAETLRRLGETAGTGLDYTALQKVLTVSMPKWNSKKNEHSPDIAALEAITNAILKEVKEAQNNKPKVLQIVIYESSV; this is translated from the exons ATGCCCATGAAGAAGGTGACGGTGAAGGAGTACGATTCGCAGGATGAGGCCAGCACCGAGCTGCTGGAGAAGCTCAAGCATCTCGACCGCCGTGTGGATGCCGCCGAGAGCGGCGGCGTGGCCAAGGGAACTGCCGGCGGCCGAAGGAGCACCGCCTGCTGGCAGTCGATGAAGTGGAAGTCGGCGCTCAATCACATCGGACTGCTCGTCTCCCTGTCCATTTACTGCGGCGTGGGCGGATTG ATATTTCGCCATTTAGAACGTCCTGCGGAAGTGGATCGCCTTTCGCATCTGAAGGATATTGTGAAAACGCACAGAGAGCGCTTTCTGCACACCATACTAAACAACACCGAAGTGCACAATCTCGACGAGCTGTTGTCCTTCGAGCTGGCCAAATATGAAGCG GCCGTTCAACAGGCGGCTGAGGGAGGGCTACTCATTGTGGCCGACAAAGACTTTCCAGAGCCCTACGAGCGATGGAGCATCCTGCAAGCTGTGTTCTTCTCATCGACTGTGTTAACCACCATAG GCTATGGCAATATTGTGCCAGTGACGACCGGTGGTCGGgtgttttgcatttgtttcGCCCTCATCGGCATTCCGTTCACCCTCACCGTGATTGCCGATTGGGGTCGACTGTTTGCTACCGCAGTCTCTGTGTTTGGCAAACACATGCCCA CCAAACCAAAGTTTACCAACTTTATTGGCAAAACCTGGTTCTATGCCATTTTGGCCGTCGGCTTTCTGGGCGTTTACTTGGCCGCTGGAGCTGGTCTTCTCCTGCTCTGGGAAGATGATTGGACATTCTTCGATGGTTTCTACTTTTGTTTCATCACCATGACAACCATCGGATTCGGTGATTTGGTGCCAA AGAAACCCAACTACATGCTACTGTGCACATTGTATATTCTCATTGGCCTGGCCTTGACATCGACCATCATTGAGCTGGTGCGCAGGCAATATGCCACCAGTTGGGCCAAGCTGCAG GAGCTATCTGGTCCCATGGCGGAGACTCTACGTCGCTTGGGCGAAACAGCGGGCACGGGCCTGGATTACACAGCCCTGCAGAAGGTGCTTACG GTGTCCATGCCCAAATGGAATAGCAAGAAGAACGAGCACAGTCCCGATATTGCGGCCCTGGAAGCCATCACGAATGCCATTTTGAAGGAGGTCAAGGAGGCGCAGAACAACAAGCCGAAGGTCCTGCAGATCGTCATCTACGAGTCCTCCGTTTAG
- the LOC6619867 gene encoding cytochrome P450 4g15, translating to MEVLKKDAALGSPSNVFYFLLLPTLVLWYIYWRLSRAHLYRLAGRLPGPRGLPIVGHLFDVIGPASSVFRTVIRKSAPFEHIAKMWIGPKLVVFIYDPRDVELLLSSHVYIDKASEYKFFKPWLGDGLLISTGQKWRSHRKLIAPTFHLNVLKSFIELFNENSRNVVRKLRAEDGRTFDCHDYMSEATVEILLETAMGVSKKTQDKSGFEYAMAVMRMCDILHARHRSIFLRNEFVFTLTRYYKEQGRLLNIIHGLTTKVIRSKKAAFEQGTRGSLAQCELKAAALEREREQDGGVGGGDQTASTAGSEEKDREKDKEKASPVAGLSYGQSAGLKDDLDVEDNDIGEKKRLAFLDLMLESAQNGALITDTEIKEQVDTIMFEGHDTTAAGSSFFLSLMGIHQDIQDRVLAELDSIFGDSQRPATFQDTLEMKYLERCLMETLRMYPPVPLIARELQEDLKLNSGNYVIPRGATVTVATVLLHRNPKVYANPNVFDPDNFLPERQANRHYYAFVPFSAGPRSCVGRKYAMLKLKILLSTILRNYRVYSDLTESDFKLQADIILKREEGFRVRLQPRTR from the exons ATGGAGGTGCTGAAGAAGGACGCCGCCCTGGGCTCACCCAGCAACGTCTTCTActtcctgctgctgcccacGCTGGTGCTTTGGTACATCTACTGGCGATTATCGCGGGCCCACCTGTACAGGTTGGCCGGACGACTGCCGGGACCCCGGGGCCTGCCCATCGTGGGCCATCTGTTCGATGTGATTGGACCCGCTTCAT CTGTTTTCCGAACAGTCATCCGCAAGAGCGCCCCCTTCGAGCACATAGCCAAGATGTGGATCGGGCCCAAGCTGGTGGTCTTCATCTACGATCCGCGGGACGTGGAGCTGCTGCTGAGCAGCCATGTCTACATCGACAAGGCATCCGAGTACAAGTTCTTCAAGCCCTGGCTGGGCGACGGACTGCTGATCAGCACAG GTCAAAAATGGCGATCGCACCGCAAACTGATTGCACCCACATTCCATCTGAATGTCTTGAAGAGCTTCATCGAGTTGTTCAACGAGAACTCGCGTAATGTGGTGAGGAAACTGCGTGCGGAGGATGGTCGCACTTTTGATTGCCATGATTACATGAGCGAGGCAACCGTGGAGATTCTATTGG AGACTGCGATGGGTGTGTCGAAGAAAACGCAGGACAAGTCGGGATTCGAGTACGCGATGGCCGTGATGCGGATGTGCGACATCCTTCACGCCCGCCATCGCAGCATCTTTCTGCGCAACGAGTTCGTGTTCACCCTGACGCGCTACTACAAGGAGCAGGGTCGCCTGCTGAACATCATCCACGGCCTGACCACCAAGGTGATCCGCAGCAAGAAGGCGGCCTTCGAGCAGGGCACCCGTGGATCCCTTGCCCAGTGCGAGCTGAAGGCAGCCGCCTTGGAGCGGGAACGCGAACAGgatggtggtgttggtggtggtgaCCAGACCGCATCAACAGCTGGCAGCGAGGAGAAGGATCGGGAGAAGGATAAGGAGAAGGCCAGTCCGGTGGCGGGACTGTCCTATGGACAGTCGGCTGGTCTCAAGGATGACCTGGATGTGGAGGACAATGATATTGGCGAGAAGAAGCGGCTGGCCTTCCTCGATCTGATGCTCGAAAGTGCCCAGAATGGAGCACTCATTACGGACACGGAAATCAAGGAGCAGGTGGACACGATCATGTTCGAGGGACACGACACCACGGCAGCCGGCTCCTCGTTCTTTCTCTCGCTGATGGGCATCCACCAGGACATCCAGGATCGCGTGCTGGCCGAACTCGACTCCATTTTTGGCGACTCCCAGCGACCGGCCACATTTCAG GACACACTGGAGATGAAGTATCTGGAGCGGTGTCTGATGGAGACGCTGCGCATGTACCCACCCGTTCCATTGATCGCCCGCGAGCTGCAGGAGGATCTCAAGCTGAACTCGGGCAACTACGTGATTCCCAGGGGCGCCACGGTGACGGTGGCCACAGTTCTGCTCCATCGCAATCCGAAGGTCTACGCCAATCCCAACGTCTTCGATCCGGATAACTTCCTGCCGGAGCGGCAGGCCAATCGCCACTACTACGCCTTCGTGCCCTTCTCTGCGGGACCACGCAGCTGTGTGG GGCGCAAGTACGCGATGCTCAAGCTGAAGATCCTACTGTCGACCATTTTGCGGAACTA